Proteins encoded in a region of the Candidatus Sulfotelmatobacter sp. genome:
- a CDS encoding aspartate carbamoyltransferase catalytic subunit gives MTLTVAPAHPASPDAGFFVAPPALSRTRHLLGLEGFSGAEILDLLDHAHTYRERWRTQGRAPSRELAGVEVCHAFFEDSTRTRASFELAALRLGATSVAFTAGGSSVSKGESLLDTLQTLAAMGVDLVVLRHRSSGAAAYVAQQLEAGVINAGDGMHEHPTQGLLDLLTLRDAWSGRFEGRRLAIVGDIAHSRVARSALHGLLALGSEVTLAGPSTLMPAEIEALGVEVARSVEDAMAGADGVMALRLQRERMESGLLPSLSEYARVWGITPPRVALMKPEAVVLHPGPMNRGVEIAPEVADGGRSRILAQVENGVAVRSAVLSRLAQAARERRAAHL, from the coding sequence ATGACGTTGACCGTCGCACCCGCACACCCGGCGTCGCCCGACGCGGGGTTTTTTGTTGCCCCGCCGGCCCTCTCGCGCACCCGCCATCTCCTCGGCCTCGAAGGCTTCTCGGGCGCCGAAATCCTCGACCTCCTCGACCATGCCCACACCTACCGCGAACGCTGGCGCACGCAGGGTCGCGCCCCGAGTCGCGAGCTGGCCGGGGTCGAAGTCTGCCACGCCTTCTTCGAGGATTCGACGCGCACCCGTGCCTCGTTCGAGCTGGCCGCGCTGCGGCTCGGCGCCACGTCGGTCGCGTTCACGGCCGGGGGGTCCTCGGTGTCCAAGGGTGAGAGCCTGCTGGACACGCTCCAGACCCTGGCGGCGATGGGAGTGGACCTGGTCGTCCTCCGCCATCGCAGCTCGGGCGCCGCAGCCTACGTGGCGCAGCAGCTCGAGGCCGGCGTCATCAACGCCGGCGACGGCATGCACGAGCATCCCACTCAGGGTCTCCTCGACCTGCTCACGCTGCGCGACGCCTGGAGCGGACGCTTCGAAGGCCGCCGGCTCGCGATCGTCGGCGACATCGCTCACTCGCGCGTCGCCCGTTCGGCGCTCCACGGCCTGCTGGCGCTGGGGAGCGAAGTGACGCTCGCCGGACCCTCGACCCTGATGCCGGCCGAGATCGAGGCGCTGGGCGTCGAGGTGGCGCGCAGCGTCGAGGACGCGATGGCCGGCGCCGACGGCGTGATGGCGCTGAGGCTGCAGCGCGAACGCATGGAATCGGGCCTCCTGCCCTCGCTCTCGGAGTATGCGCGGGTGTGGGGCATCACGCCCCCGCGCGTCGCGCTCATGAAGCCCGAGGCGGTGGTGCTGCATCCCGGGCCGATGAATCGCGGCGTCGAGATCGCGCCCGAAGTCGCCGATGGCGGTCGCTCGCGAATCCTCGCGCAAGTCGAGAACGGCGTCGCGGTGCGGAGCGCGGTGCTGTCGCGCCTCGCGCAGGCGGCGCGCGAGCGCCGCGCCGCCCACCTCTGA
- the pyrF gene encoding orotidine-5'-phosphate decarboxylase, which yields MSEFAVAYDVATLDQALALDQRLGEGPEIVKLGLQLFTAEGPAAVRALRQRGRRVFLDLKLHDIPNTVKGAAAAAARLGVELLTVHAAGGAEMVAAAVEGIRAAGGSTGVVAVTLLTSLDPERLPPGFEKPFPLHRRVAELLAMSERAGAKGIVCSAADLAGIREYHPAPFYAVTPGIRPAGAEAQDQQRVATVRDAVRLGASLLVLGRAVTAAADPRAALEACRAERDAARAGAPTRTRASA from the coding sequence ATGAGCGAATTCGCCGTCGCCTACGACGTCGCGACGCTCGACCAGGCGCTGGCGCTCGATCAACGGCTCGGCGAAGGGCCGGAGATCGTCAAGCTCGGGCTCCAGCTGTTCACGGCCGAAGGTCCGGCTGCGGTGCGCGCGCTGCGCCAGCGCGGCCGGCGCGTGTTCCTCGATCTCAAGCTCCACGACATTCCCAACACCGTGAAGGGCGCGGCCGCCGCCGCGGCCAGGCTCGGCGTCGAGCTGCTCACCGTGCACGCCGCCGGGGGCGCCGAGATGGTCGCGGCCGCGGTCGAGGGGATTCGCGCGGCCGGCGGCTCGACCGGCGTGGTTGCCGTGACCCTCCTCACCAGTCTCGATCCCGAGCGGCTCCCGCCAGGTTTCGAAAAGCCCTTCCCGCTTCATCGCCGCGTCGCCGAGCTGCTGGCGATGTCGGAGCGGGCGGGAGCCAAGGGCATCGTCTGCTCGGCCGCCGATCTCGCCGGGATTCGCGAATACCATCCGGCGCCCTTCTACGCCGTGACCCCGGGCATTCGCCCGGCCGGCGCCGAGGCGCAGGACCAGCAGCGCGTGGCGACGGTGCGCGATGCCGTGCGCCTCGGGGCCAGCCTGCTGGTGCTGGGTCGGGCCGTGACCGCCGCGGCCGATCCGCGCGCCGCACTCGAGGCCTGTCGCGCCGAGCGCGATGCGGCCCGCGCCGGCGCTCCAACGCGAACGCGCGCTTCCGCTTGA
- a CDS encoding dihydroorotate dehydrogenase electron transfer subunit, with the protein MSLALERWTQMPGRVLRHEERGAGHRWLELHLSADFPSPEPGQFVQILLENPSPVLLPRPMSVASVSRRARALALGFLYAPVGAGTRALAELRAGAALEVLGPLGHGYPLERPGTPVLVAGGRGVAPLLFAADWLAHSGRRCEFLFGARSAEHLVALEEAESRLASAGGTLHLCTDDGSRGFRGNVLELLDRLAPKLGGKLVLHACGPHGMLKAVAAWGMRRKVATHLAMESVMACGTGVCRGCPLPRSASSRAGFDPDLTPSLYGNREYAMCCTEGPVFEAHDLDWSLIE; encoded by the coding sequence ATGAGCCTGGCGCTCGAGCGCTGGACGCAAATGCCGGGACGCGTGCTTCGCCACGAAGAGCGGGGCGCCGGGCATCGCTGGCTCGAGCTTCATCTTTCCGCCGACTTTCCTTCGCCCGAGCCCGGGCAATTCGTCCAGATCCTGCTCGAGAATCCCTCGCCCGTGCTGCTGCCGCGCCCCATGAGCGTGGCCTCGGTGAGCCGGCGCGCGCGTGCGCTGGCGCTCGGTTTCCTCTACGCACCGGTCGGCGCCGGCACGCGCGCGCTGGCCGAGCTCCGCGCCGGTGCGGCGCTCGAGGTGCTGGGGCCGCTCGGCCACGGCTATCCGCTCGAGCGGCCCGGAACGCCGGTGCTGGTGGCGGGCGGGCGCGGCGTCGCGCCGCTGCTGTTCGCGGCCGATTGGCTCGCGCACTCGGGCCGGCGCTGCGAGTTCCTGTTCGGCGCGCGCAGCGCCGAACATCTGGTGGCGCTCGAGGAGGCCGAGTCGCGGCTCGCGAGCGCCGGCGGGACGCTGCATCTCTGCACCGATGACGGCAGCCGTGGCTTCCGCGGCAACGTGCTCGAGCTGCTCGATCGTCTGGCGCCAAAGCTCGGCGGAAAGCTCGTGCTCCACGCCTGCGGCCCGCACGGCATGCTCAAGGCGGTAGCGGCATGGGGCATGCGCCGCAAGGTGGCCACTCATCTCGCCATGGAATCGGTGATGGCATGCGGCACCGGCGTGTGTCGCGGCTGCCCCCTGCCGCGCTCGGCGTCGTCGCGCGCCGGGTTCGATCCCGACCTCACGCCCTCGCTCTATGGCAATCGCGAGTATGCGATGTGCTGCACCGAAGGGCCGGTCTTCGAGGCCCACGATCTCGACTGGAGCCTGATCGAGTGA
- a CDS encoding CPBP family glutamic-type intramembrane protease, which yields MKRYPWKTLVALTAATVLTAPLVLPYGLALQAIAAAPQPPQAQTFTQLAFAEMLRNLIMAAPTIALGLLVAGRIGLGAPYLESWLDGAPRPERPFSSVVGPALLWAVLTAVVAFGVDALFLRGFGVTFPAPEIHARIHVDWWRSGLASFWAPFAEETFDRLFLLSLIAWLLIHLFRAGGEGSARTAALWTANVVTALFFGWYHIGNEQMFAAHVPAIVAIRTVLIILPVGLAFGWLYFRKGLEAAILSHFVIDLIVHALRPLLGWTA from the coding sequence ATGAAGCGCTACCCATGGAAGACGCTGGTCGCGCTCACCGCGGCCACGGTGCTGACCGCGCCGCTGGTGCTTCCCTACGGTCTCGCGCTGCAGGCGATCGCCGCCGCTCCGCAGCCGCCGCAGGCCCAGACATTCACCCAGCTCGCGTTCGCCGAGATGCTGCGCAATCTCATCATGGCGGCGCCCACCATCGCGCTCGGCCTCCTGGTCGCCGGCCGGATCGGTCTCGGCGCTCCCTATCTCGAGAGCTGGCTGGATGGAGCGCCGCGGCCCGAGCGGCCGTTTTCATCGGTCGTCGGCCCGGCGCTGCTCTGGGCGGTCCTCACCGCGGTGGTTGCGTTCGGGGTCGACGCGCTGTTCCTGCGCGGCTTCGGCGTCACGTTCCCGGCGCCGGAAATCCATGCGCGCATCCACGTCGACTGGTGGCGCAGCGGGCTCGCGAGCTTCTGGGCGCCGTTCGCTGAAGAGACCTTCGACCGGCTGTTCCTGCTCTCGCTGATCGCGTGGCTGCTCATCCACCTGTTCCGGGCCGGTGGGGAGGGCAGCGCCCGAACCGCCGCGCTGTGGACCGCCAATGTCGTGACCGCCCTGTTCTTCGGCTGGTACCACATCGGCAACGAACAGATGTTCGCCGCTCACGTGCCGGCGATCGTTGCGATTCGCACGGTGCTCATCATTCTGCCGGTCGGGCTCGCGTTCGGCTGGCTCTACTTCAGAAAAGGGCTCGAGGCCGCGATCCTCTCGCACTTTGTGATCGACCTGATCGTGCACGCGCTGCGGCCGCTCCTGGGCTGGACCGCCTGA
- a CDS encoding carboxypeptidase regulatory-like domain-containing protein — protein MKHLTDRDLNALLDHRMGGEPLWRAQRHLEVCESCRDAMAAVTSQNEDLERALTHEPDDAYFEKFADRVVDRIVAEEATGADFSPLRDQALRDPIPNPWWQNPRVLATAGTMVTVLAGAGIALLASRHAPLPGSAGDREAALRALSSPTAAAPESQPTTGAESDQALRAKGAPGEAGAKQEDAASPSLQTTRNEPAPGGEAAPAQGGRGAETARMTPVPREGEAPKAGFAAPPSAPAGGSEVRGNSLLDTKRQSTAPAEQKTSSADKEKLAKTSGYSDQLGARSDEEAAKPAPPALKRDASGNVRVCGTVRDEEGRALRGVSVVAADVDRSTTTDVVGRFCLYLPPGSHSLQLMSVGYKNARVEVTPATSGEISATLLAISVLDG, from the coding sequence ATGAAGCACCTCACCGATCGCGATCTCAACGCGCTGCTCGACCACCGCATGGGCGGCGAGCCCCTGTGGCGCGCTCAGCGACACCTCGAGGTCTGCGAGAGCTGCCGTGACGCGATGGCCGCGGTCACCAGCCAGAACGAAGATCTCGAGCGCGCCCTCACGCACGAGCCCGACGATGCCTACTTCGAGAAGTTCGCCGATCGCGTCGTGGATCGGATCGTCGCCGAGGAGGCGACCGGCGCCGATTTCAGCCCGCTGCGCGATCAGGCGCTGCGTGACCCGATTCCGAATCCGTGGTGGCAGAACCCGCGCGTGCTTGCCACCGCCGGCACGATGGTCACGGTTCTGGCCGGCGCCGGCATCGCGCTGCTGGCATCTCGGCACGCGCCCCTGCCGGGCTCGGCGGGCGATCGCGAGGCGGCGCTGCGCGCCCTGAGCTCGCCCACCGCCGCGGCACCCGAATCGCAGCCGACAACCGGCGCCGAATCCGACCAGGCGTTGCGCGCGAAGGGGGCGCCGGGCGAGGCGGGCGCGAAGCAGGAGGACGCTGCGTCGCCGTCGCTCCAGACCACGCGAAACGAACCGGCGCCCGGAGGCGAAGCGGCCCCGGCCCAGGGCGGCCGCGGCGCGGAGACCGCGCGCATGACGCCGGTACCGCGCGAGGGCGAGGCGCCGAAGGCGGGCTTCGCCGCGCCGCCATCGGCCCCCGCGGGCGGGAGCGAGGTGCGTGGCAACAGCCTGCTCGACACCAAGCGCCAGAGCACGGCGCCGGCCGAACAGAAGACCTCGAGCGCCGACAAGGAGAAACTGGCGAAGACCAGCGGCTATTCCGATCAGCTCGGCGCGCGCAGCGATGAGGAAGCGGCCAAGCCGGCCCCTCCCGCGCTCAAGCGCGACGCCAGTGGAAACGTACGCGTGTGCGGCACGGTGCGCGACGAAGAGGGCCGCGCTCTGCGCGGCGTGAGCGTGGTGGCGGCCGACGTCGATCGCTCCACCACCACCGACGTGGTCGGGCGCTTCTGTCTCTATCTGCCGCCGGGCTCTCACTCGCTCCAGCTCATGTCGGTGGGTTACAAGAATGCGCGTGTCGAGGTGACGCCGGCGACCTCTGGCGAAATCTCGGCGACGCTGCTCGCGATCAGCGTGCTCGACGGC
- a CDS encoding dihydroorotase, protein MSDSSARGAANAVTLIRDARHWQTGERIERAFANGQVLERAPAAPDRVIEAGGAILAPGLVDLHVHLREPGQTAKETIESGARAAAAGGFTSVACMPNTKPVLDSVAWIEWVRHRAEKALCRVLPIAAVTVGQEGAQLTEFVALERAGAVALSDDGRPIMNAGLMRHALEYAKQTRLPIVVHEEDLTLRGDGAMNEGLTATRLGIRGIPAAAESVMVRRDVELAELTQGRVHFAHLSCKASFDALRDGKARGLRVSGETCPHYWMLTDEAVADYDTRAKMNPPLRSDLDREATVEAIADGTIDCFVTDHAPHTEDEKRQPFDQAPFGIVGLETALALTIAGLVRPGHLSLSRALELWTEAPRRVFGLPEVSIEPGSPADLVLFDPELEWTVDTSRFASRGRNTPFDGWRLSGRVLATFCGGQQTFALEGAPAEARA, encoded by the coding sequence ATGTCGGACTCGAGCGCCCGCGGGGCGGCGAACGCCGTCACGCTGATCCGCGACGCGCGCCACTGGCAGACCGGCGAGCGGATCGAACGCGCGTTCGCGAACGGCCAGGTGCTCGAACGCGCGCCGGCCGCGCCCGATCGCGTGATCGAGGCGGGTGGTGCGATCCTCGCTCCGGGCCTCGTGGATCTTCACGTTCATCTGCGCGAGCCCGGCCAAACCGCCAAGGAGACCATCGAGAGCGGCGCGCGTGCCGCGGCAGCCGGTGGATTCACCAGTGTGGCGTGCATGCCGAACACGAAGCCGGTGCTGGACTCGGTGGCGTGGATCGAGTGGGTGAGACACCGGGCCGAGAAGGCGCTCTGCCGCGTGCTGCCGATCGCCGCGGTGACCGTGGGCCAGGAAGGCGCCCAGCTCACCGAGTTCGTCGCCCTCGAGCGCGCCGGAGCAGTGGCGCTTTCCGACGACGGCCGCCCGATCATGAACGCCGGGCTGATGAGACACGCGCTCGAATACGCGAAGCAGACGCGGCTGCCGATCGTCGTGCACGAGGAAGACCTGACCCTCAGGGGCGACGGCGCGATGAACGAAGGACTCACCGCCACGCGCCTCGGCATCCGCGGCATTCCCGCCGCGGCCGAGAGCGTGATGGTGCGCCGCGACGTCGAGCTGGCCGAGCTGACCCAGGGTCGCGTCCACTTCGCGCACCTTTCGTGCAAGGCCTCGTTCGACGCGCTGCGCGACGGCAAGGCGCGCGGGCTGCGGGTCTCCGGGGAAACCTGTCCGCACTACTGGATGCTCACCGACGAGGCCGTGGCCGACTACGACACGCGCGCCAAGATGAATCCCCCGCTGCGCTCCGATCTCGATCGCGAGGCCACGGTCGAAGCGATCGCCGACGGCACGATCGACTGCTTCGTCACCGACCATGCGCCGCACACCGAGGACGAGAAACGCCAGCCCTTCGATCAGGCGCCGTTCGGCATCGTCGGGCTCGAGACCGCGCTGGCATTGACGATCGCCGGGCTGGTTCGCCCCGGTCATCTTTCGCTGTCGCGCGCCCTCGAGCTGTGGACCGAAGCGCCGCGGCGCGTGTTCGGACTCCCCGAAGTGTCGATCGAGCCGGGCTCGCCCGCCGATCTCGTGCTCTTCGATCCTGAACTCGAATGGACGGTGGATACTTCGCGATTTGCTTCGCGCGGCCGCAACACGCCGTTCGATGGCTGGCGCCTGAGCGGCCGAGTCCTCGCCACCTTCTGCGGCGGGCAGCAGACCTTCGCGCTCGAGGGCGCTCCCGCCGAAGCCCGGGCGTGA
- a CDS encoding tetratricopeptide repeat protein produces the protein MCTESAGRLRGSGLTRRTLTLALLGIAVLSSSCAYFNTFYVARKYYFKATNGAPYRFESTDSPDIANFNKSIDYSKKLLASYPKSKWVDDAYLLWARGYLGKNDPLQTVTMLQDFTTRYPNSPLAGEANFYRAVALRQARRYGEALTAFNDFIKRNPKNDLLPYAYLESSRALMSLGRPEEAAKAAGEVVRRWPKGPLATTAREARAEALFAQGEFDGARADYHQLGLRSRDDDQRLDYLLRESECLEGAHKYDESIAMLRGALFHEQPPQIPDTTGGRPRMVQQTPGYDRYGRLLTRIGTVELMSGRVNDAIESYQRVVDAYPKAPMAAEAQYRLGYAYEIGADDFDKARAAYAKVKDQSPTSPFATQAQQRQSTLDQIARFRTAGGDSVEKKAEASFLLAEQYLFQLNKPERALDVYQTAEQQNVGNAWGAKAINAQAWVLMRKLNRTSAAESLLWRVVHDYPATEAQLAARDYLEGLGQTVPSDLIKMPEPHYTHADSLRADSLARVDSIRVAMTRPLTPPPATVPPIGMHPPISNPDSIGRLGPPGAMGYGSAPGGPIPPGTLPPVVPQPSMGHLPPVSPAAGAAAAGAGVAGAAATGAGSAGLGAAGAGVAGTAASGAGAAGAGVTGAAATGVGVAGAGAGGTGAAAPIAAGAAGMAGAGIVAADTTRAHSPAAAPADTLHGQVAASAAADTLRIRRDDGFRPRGFKIQ, from the coding sequence ATGTGCACCGAATCCGCCGGCCGTCTCCGAGGATCCGGCCTGACCCGCCGGACCCTCACTCTCGCGCTGCTCGGGATCGCCGTTCTCAGCAGCTCGTGCGCCTACTTCAACACCTTCTACGTGGCCCGCAAGTACTACTTCAAGGCCACCAACGGCGCACCGTATCGCTTCGAGAGCACGGATTCACCGGACATCGCCAACTTCAACAAGTCGATTGACTACTCGAAGAAGCTGCTGGCGAGCTACCCGAAATCGAAGTGGGTCGACGACGCCTACCTGCTGTGGGCGCGTGGCTACCTGGGCAAGAACGATCCGCTCCAGACCGTCACCATGCTGCAGGACTTCACCACCCGCTATCCCAACAGCCCGCTCGCCGGCGAGGCCAACTTCTATCGGGCGGTGGCGCTGCGCCAGGCCCGGAGGTACGGCGAGGCGCTGACCGCATTCAACGATTTCATCAAGCGCAATCCCAAGAACGATCTGTTGCCGTACGCCTACCTGGAGTCGTCGCGCGCGTTGATGTCACTCGGCCGCCCCGAGGAAGCGGCGAAAGCCGCCGGCGAGGTAGTGCGGCGCTGGCCCAAGGGGCCGCTCGCCACCACCGCGCGAGAAGCCCGTGCCGAGGCGTTGTTCGCCCAGGGCGAGTTCGACGGCGCCCGCGCCGACTATCACCAGCTGGGACTGCGCTCGCGCGACGACGACCAGCGTCTCGACTACCTGCTGCGCGAGTCGGAGTGCCTGGAGGGCGCTCACAAGTACGACGAATCGATCGCGATGCTGCGCGGCGCGCTGTTCCACGAGCAGCCGCCGCAGATTCCCGACACCACCGGTGGCCGGCCGCGCATGGTGCAACAGACCCCGGGGTACGACCGTTACGGACGGCTGCTCACCCGCATCGGTACCGTGGAGCTCATGTCGGGCCGCGTGAACGACGCGATCGAGTCCTATCAGCGCGTCGTCGACGCCTATCCGAAGGCGCCGATGGCGGCCGAGGCGCAGTATCGGCTGGGCTACGCCTACGAGATCGGCGCCGACGATTTCGACAAGGCTCGTGCGGCCTACGCCAAGGTGAAGGACCAGAGCCCGACCTCGCCGTTCGCGACCCAGGCGCAACAGCGCCAGAGCACGCTCGACCAGATCGCGCGCTTCCGGACCGCCGGCGGCGATTCGGTGGAGAAGAAGGCCGAAGCGAGTTTTCTGCTGGCCGAGCAATATCTCTTCCAGCTCAACAAGCCCGAGCGCGCGCTCGACGTCTATCAGACCGCCGAGCAGCAAAATGTCGGGAACGCATGGGGCGCCAAGGCGATCAATGCCCAGGCCTGGGTGCTGATGCGCAAGCTGAACCGCACCAGCGCCGCCGAGAGCCTGTTGTGGCGCGTGGTGCACGATTACCCGGCGACCGAGGCGCAGCTCGCGGCGCGCGACTATCTCGAGGGACTCGGCCAGACCGTGCCGTCCGATCTGATCAAGATGCCCGAGCCGCACTACACGCACGCGGATTCGCTGCGCGCCGATTCGCTGGCGCGCGTGGACTCGATTCGCGTGGCGATGACTCGGCCGCTGACGCCCCCGCCCGCGACCGTGCCGCCGATCGGCATGCACCCGCCGATCTCGAATCCCGACTCGATCGGACGCCTTGGGCCCCCGGGCGCGATGGGCTACGGCAGCGCGCCGGGAGGGCCGATCCCGCCCGGAACCCTGCCGCCGGTGGTGCCGCAGCCGAGCATGGGTCACCTGCCTCCGGTGTCGCCCGCGGCCGGAGCGGCCGCGGCCGGCGCGGGAGTCGCGGGAGCAGCGGCAACGGGAGCGGGCTCCGCGGGCCTCGGCGCCGCCGGCGCGGGCGTGGCCGGCACCGCCGCGAGCGGCGCGGGCGCCGCCGGCGCGGGAGTCACGGGAGCAGCGGCGACGGGAGTGGGCGTCGCCGGCGCAGGGGCAGGCGGAACCGGCGCGGCGGCCCCGATCGCCGCCGGAGCCGCCGGCATGGCGGGCGCCGGAATCGTCGCCGCCGACACCACGCGCGCGCACTCGCCGGCGGCGGCGCCAGCGGATACTCTGCACGGCCAGGTAGCGGCCAGCGCCGCCGCCGATACGCTGCGGATTCGCAGGGACGACGGATTCCGACCGAGAGGCTTCAAGATCCAATGA
- a CDS encoding dihydroorotate dehydrogenase: MRRASRNGNRPEVPVDRAAKAGLDLAVRIGPLRLANPVLVASGTFGYGDEYAHVLDVARLGAVITKTVTPKPRAGNPPARIAETAAGMLNSIGLENVGPERFRSEKLPKLRSLGATIIASIGADTPEELERLLAQLAGEPGIAGFEINFSCPNVAKGGARYWAVPRRLERTLAGLRARTRAALIAKLSPDVTSVADLARACEQGGADALTAVNTFVGMAVDLGHRRSRLGRATGGLSGPAIKPLALAKCSEAVAAVRIPVIGSGGIMNGRDALEFLAVGARAIQVGTATFVRPRAAAQVLEEIAAFLAERNLAGVNDWIGVLRQPASPAALRAAGPRRSAPRTSAARHRAARAAR; this comes from the coding sequence GTGAGACGCGCCAGTCGCAACGGGAATCGCCCCGAGGTGCCGGTCGATCGCGCCGCGAAGGCCGGCCTCGATCTCGCCGTACGCATCGGGCCGCTCCGGCTCGCCAATCCGGTGCTGGTCGCGTCCGGCACCTTCGGCTACGGCGACGAATACGCGCATGTGCTGGATGTCGCGCGGCTCGGCGCCGTCATCACCAAGACCGTGACGCCGAAACCGCGGGCCGGGAATCCCCCGGCGCGCATCGCCGAGACCGCCGCCGGCATGCTCAACTCGATCGGGCTCGAGAACGTGGGCCCCGAGCGCTTCCGGTCCGAGAAGCTCCCCAAGCTGCGATCGCTGGGCGCCACCATCATCGCCTCGATCGGCGCCGACACGCCGGAGGAGCTGGAGCGCCTGCTCGCGCAGCTCGCGGGCGAGCCCGGCATCGCCGGCTTCGAGATCAATTTTTCCTGTCCCAACGTGGCCAAAGGCGGCGCCCGCTACTGGGCGGTGCCGCGCCGGCTCGAGCGGACGCTCGCCGGCCTGCGCGCGCGCACGCGCGCCGCCTTGATCGCGAAGCTCTCGCCCGACGTCACCTCGGTCGCCGATCTGGCTCGCGCCTGCGAGCAGGGGGGCGCCGACGCGCTCACCGCCGTGAACACCTTTGTCGGCATGGCGGTGGATCTCGGACACCGCCGCTCGAGGCTCGGGCGGGCCACCGGCGGGCTCTCGGGTCCGGCCATCAAGCCGCTCGCCCTCGCGAAGTGCTCCGAGGCGGTCGCCGCGGTCCGCATTCCGGTGATCGGCTCGGGCGGCATCATGAACGGCCGCGACGCGCTCGAGTTCCTCGCGGTCGGCGCGCGCGCGATCCAGGTCGGCACCGCCACCTTCGTGCGTCCGAGAGCCGCCGCCCAAGTGCTCGAGGAGATCGCGGCCTTCCTCGCCGAGCGGAATCTCGCCGGCGTCAACGACTGGATCGGCGTGTTGCGGCAGCCGGCCTCGCCGGCGGCGCTCCGCGCGGCAGGACCGCGCCGCTCCGCCCCGCGCACCTCGGCCGCGCGCCATCGCGCCGCAAGGGCCGCGCGATGA
- a CDS encoding sigma-70 family RNA polymerase sigma factor produces MNSAERRTPTVDPGEEAALVRLAQGGDHDAFTQLVRMHQRTVYRVAYAYTRNAADADDLAQETFVRAYQALERFRVGEPLQPWLVRIATNLAFSLFRRRRRRPEASLEAHEEAGAQWALDDDPADHAERSDRERRVQAAFGRLSEEHQAVLALRAIRDLSYEEIAVSLKIPLGTVMSRLSRARAELKKKLQE; encoded by the coding sequence ATGAACTCGGCTGAACGGCGTACTCCCACCGTGGACCCCGGCGAAGAGGCCGCACTGGTCCGCCTTGCGCAGGGTGGCGACCACGATGCGTTCACCCAGCTGGTGCGCATGCATCAGAGGACGGTCTACCGGGTGGCCTACGCCTACACTCGCAACGCGGCCGACGCCGACGACCTCGCCCAGGAGACTTTCGTGCGCGCCTATCAGGCGCTCGAGCGTTTCCGCGTCGGGGAGCCGCTCCAGCCGTGGCTGGTGCGGATCGCCACCAACCTCGCGTTCTCGCTGTTCCGCAGGCGCCGCCGGCGGCCTGAGGCCTCGCTCGAGGCGCACGAGGAGGCCGGAGCCCAATGGGCGCTGGACGACGATCCGGCCGACCACGCCGAACGGAGCGACCGCGAGCGGCGCGTGCAGGCGGCCTTCGGCCGACTGTCCGAGGAACACCAGGCGGTGCTGGCGCTGCGCGCGATCAGGGACCTTTCGTACGAGGAGATCGCGGTGTCGCTCAAGATTCCGCTCGGCACGGTGATGTCGCGGCTTTCGCGGGCGCGCGCCGAGCTCAAGAAGAAGCTGCAGGAGTGA